CTCCCGGTCTATGGTCACTTGTCTGGTCTCTCCAAGGTCCAAAAGCTTCTCGAGGATGTCCATCCTTTTGTGTGAAATATTCTGTCAGGAAacagggagagagagagagagggagaaaatgaaaattggatCAAGAGTACCTGCTGGGTGGGAGGGAGACTAGATTGATGGAAAATACAATTGCATTGCACGTTAAGTTAaagaggctcgaaatagtttgcccttttttcaaacaaataaacatattgtccttagatacagttagggtaatcatatcaagacgaaattgggccagggtattaagtacccatcgtagatttctcacattatattttcctccaaatagcccactttccatatattaaaatttagtcctaaacaaaaggaatcatctaaaggctctggggaataaatataaggatttgtacgagtttattccccagagcctcgagatgatgccttttgtttaggactgaattttaatatatcgaaagtgggctattcacGTAACAAtagcaacgatattaggcatttcttcgAGTGTTAAAGTCAACATATGtggtcttttttgaagaaacgggacggtgaaattttccccttcagcgttaccagataatatTAGAGATACTTtctgaaatatttaaaattcaacaaaatctgtaggccagtttttcggaaaactcagtttttttgaaatgtgtctccaaccttttttttttaattttgaagagaaaagttttaaattagtctaagctaacatgccaaaaatggaaacaattcaccgtccggaagcagagatataaacgagtaaatttgcaaaatcaactgagaaaaatgagggggttacaaggtcagcgtttacgcatgcgtcacccgctcattcgggTCCGCGCGCGAGAGGAGCTACAGGCCAatacaaacggatttaagtgactatTAAACCGTCTGTGTAGAATCTCCgcagttttcgtgaataggagatgtctattaatattccatgtatataggaattaggagaagggtgagcgaaattagcggttagggtttatttctggtgatccatttgaatcatgagcccgggatcatgagctgacgcaatCAGCTTACGAATtacgtgtgtggcttacgcacGCGCGCGGGCTctgctgaaaaccctttcgagcctccttaaagaaTCCTCTGGTCAAGGCAATCAGGATCACCAAAAGCTCATAATATGTATTAATTGGTTTACGAGTAGACAAAATCTAAATATAGAATACATCCtccatgcgcgtttttgagatgcggacggcaaccgaaagagatcatttcgcgtgccaggacagtggtgtctcccagatttttatactaatcatctctaatggagaaaatataCTTAGAAACGTACATGTAGttgcgtgaagacaagttaaaagggaaaacaactcacttccggttgccgcccgCCTCTGAAAAACGCCTCTCAAAAACGCTCCCTAAAATATGGCCCCCGTGACGCCAGAGTGAACACATTCTGTAAAAATGATCTTTTGGGATCAAATAAAGCCCTTTAGAGCACTATATTACTTTTCATGGAAATTTGTTTATCCAATCATACATACTCGCTGTGATTGTTCCTCCGCTTCATTTACTTCTGCAAATTTCGTCACCTCTTGTAAATAACGCTGTCTAAACTGATATCCTGGAGAAGCTCTTCTTCCTCGCCGTCCTTGTACGTTTGTAGCTGCCTCTTCTACCTGGAACTTTATGAACATTTCTGACGTTATGAATATTGCTTACATCTAGGAATACAGCGAGGCACAAAAGGGCCCGTGCCATCGAAAAGACTGAGCACATAATTGCCAGACTGTTTTATCAACCGCAGACCTTAAACTGAAACATAACGCCTGCCTTTCATGAATCATCAGTGAATGAAAATACAGGCACTTAAGGTAGTTTGTAAAGATTCGCGATAAAGGTGTTCTTTCTACTCTCTTCTGCCTGACAGGTTCCGATGTCAATCCTACTCATTGGTTAGTAATGACAACGTTAATTTCGCTCTGTAGCAAAACTGGGGGATATTTCACCCATTTcgtatttcctttgaaaaacgTATTAAACAATTGTAACCCATATATCTTAATGCGGTATATGCTATAAAACATCACCTTCAACCaaagaaatccgtggaatatgTACCTCATCATCACTACTGTTCAATGGACTCGATCCTTCATTGGTATCCAGTGATCCCCCAGTGGAAAACCCGGCATGCATTGCTTCTATATTCAAAGCAGTGAATTCAACCCCTTGATCATCTTCTCCAGGTGACTCGACAtcttttaaactaaaaaaaaaaaaaaaaggaatacagCAACTCCTAAAGCCTAAGTTTCAATGGACATATGGACACTCAATAACAACCAAGATTTAAATTGTTGTGAGCGCGAACGAAAAGCACCTACTCTTCATCTTCCTTCATCAACACATGGGGTGGTTTATCTGAAACACGGGAAAGTGGCTCCGTAGTCTCATCGGATTCACCACTGTAACTTGAGTGATTTTCTTCAGGCCCTGAACCAAAACCTTTAAAACAAATATCATCATCTGGAAAAGATGGCGTTTCCGCGCACTCAGCCATCGACAACATCACCCGATTGACAGTTTCTATTGGCAAGGCTGGGCTTATGTTTGCGTTATCCGGCATAGAGAGAGTGAAATACTCGGGCTCCAAGCTTAAAGACCCAACCCAGTCGTAGACACTTCCTACTTGGCCGCTGTTGTCAAATCTGCGCATTTGAATTCCAAGTGTCAGGTGTCTCACGGAAACTGTAATGTGGGGAGCGTTTGTTGGTGGCTCAAAGGGGACTCTTTTAGCTCTGGAATCACGCAGACTTTCCTGTCTTGCTGTTTTCTCCTGGAGCAATAAGAGCTCTTGTCgtctctctttttctttctctcggTCTGTAGCTAAACACTCCAGGTATTCTCTTTCTTGCTGTATTCTGAGGGATTCCCTATCTTCAGAAGAGCCAAGCAATTGTGACTGAGATGTGCCCTGTTTGTCTTCAAAAGCAGATGTCATCAAGTCGCTGTCATCGTCACTAAGAGGAATAACTTCTTTTTGTTGGTATTCGAACTTCTCGCTGCTGGCTTTGGATAAAATGTACAGGCGCACTTTCGTCAATTTGTGCTTAGTAATATACTTGACCAACGTAAAGTTGTCATGAACAATTTCCTCGCATCTAAAGTTTCCTAGAGCAAAAGACATCCGGTCCGTACTTCCAAATACGGACGTCCTGTCTGGGAAAAAAATACCTTTCATGGCCTTCATTACCTCTTCGGATGTCGACTCAAGGGGTAAAGATACTTCTCTGGTCCCTCCCCCTTTTGCCATACGAACAGCTACATAACGCCTGTCCTTTTCGTTATAGTGCATCCAACCGATCTGGATCTTTTTTAAGCGTTGCGTTGGGGGTATCTCTCTACCGGCGTCTTCTGATAATTTTCCTTTAAGGCCGAGCGAGCCTGGTTTCTTTTTCAAAGACTTGGACGCTAGTTGTTTTGTTAGTTCTaaaagttttctcttcttcccttcctttTCCCTTTGGTTTTCTTCGTCACTTAAAACAAATGACCTCAGAGCGAGGATGTCCCCTCTTCTCCTGATACCAAGAGCTTGAAAGTCACTGTCGCTGTCCATTCGTACTGCTGCAAAATCCATCTGAAGAGAAATAACGCCAATATCATTATAACTATTATCATAAATTATTCTGTTTACGTTCTTCATGCAATGTGCTGAAGAACGTatgcggccatgttggtgtctatcatgcaaaaaaaaaaaaaaaagaaatgacagcAATGACTGAGTAAGACGCTAATGCTCTAAttctgtcacaccatcatcaaaaccattcaacaactAAAGTCAAGAATTAAAGAGATAATAGAAGATGAATATAAAAAATgtctcgcaaaggttcaggtctgtgcgatgtttcgtgcgggagatattcgaagaaatgttggacccaaatttataaggctttgtatggagacgccatgtttttGCCCCTctgaggggcacaaatatggcgaccggaagctaacaaaaacacaTATCATTGACTTTTGTTATAAAAAGCCTGTAGTCATCTTCTGAGGGCTAAGAAACATCTATacgagtacttattctcatacaaggaccGTTGAGCGggtaagtcacttttttaaccttcGTGATAGCATGCTCGGCCGCAATTTTAATTATCATGTCACGCAAacgcttagaaattcaaccttgctttatcacatGACGAAAACCTCTGTCAAACTGAAATTTCGTGCAAAGATCAGTCTTCAGCTGTTGTAATAACTGACtaaactaaaatttcaaaacgattgataattccttattttttaattttgatgacgtcactttaAAACCAAGGGAGCGTAAATTTTTTGTGTCCAAAAGGGGCTAACTCTAAAATATCCCCAAGTAACAATTATACTGTAACACGATAGAGCAGTTTCAACAAACTTTTCAATTCAACTGGACAGTTTGCTAGCGGCTGTAAAGAAACGCCATCTCCCTTTTGCCTCAGTTaaactctagcatagggtatataaatcagagcgtttgggtctagaatagggtatcatttttcacgaaactgacctgttggttgaagattttatctagactaaggaaaccaggaattgctactcaaaaatataacaaatgaaatcggcaagtttaaattttcacgactcagcctcaacagcgttgatagacgactatcataaaacgctactggatattattaactgtcaaaaatcgggattcagacggaaatcggtggtattaatactggttaaaattaaacaatttattgtcttgataatgcgtacgtcCGTtcttggcattgctggacaagtataaataaatccttttttaattaagaagttttgttttggctttgttttAGACTGTGCCAATGACCTCAGTTTCtcgaaaacagctactctaggatgggagtgatttggggagtttactctagtatagggtagcaaaatccagctgaaactagctctggtataggctaagagttccagggtcccagcggcacatccccacccagaaattcctaaaatatccccccccccccgggtttaCGGTGCCACTCTTATTTCGCATAAGTTCCGCAAATTACGCAATCATTTTGTCACGCGTTGTCACGCGCtgatttttatatttttcaaggtcaattatttttccttttttttctattgAAATGCCTCGCAAGATTTATTCTGTTGCAGTGCGAAACACATGTCTCTTGTgctaaaacaccaaaaaaaaaaagaaatcgcgATGAAACAGCTGTCACTACGACATATTGTAAAAGCTAGAATCGATCGGAGCGGCTGAGAAAATGGACGGTGTAGACGAATTATTTCAATCGAGCCATCTTTATTAAGTCCACAACAATGAAACAGggctattttaaatatatctaGGAAATATCCAAGGGAATTCTGAATCTCGAGAGCAAAGGTCAAAACCAGCACGCAgttcaaatttgtaaacaaacAAGTTCCGTGGGACATAGTTCTTTTAACGAATTTCCCTTCTGTAAAAATGAAAGCCAAGGTTCCTTTCGCAAGAACATTAGCGTGGGGGTACACAttcagaataaaaataaaaatattgaagagatGGACACCGGCGACTCCGACCCCGCGCTTTGCTTTCGTTTAATACTTGTTCATTTACAGTGGTTACAATTGTTGTCTCAACCGAATACTAGTATTACCACTGAACATTCTTATTTCTCGAAGTGACGTGGATACCGTAAATATAACAGTCCACTTGTTTCGAATTTCCGCTACGGGCTCATTTTTAAGCTTTCCATTCCAAACGGGGTATTTTGTCTCGCTGTATGTCACGGAAAGTACCATCATctccaaaaataaaatcaaacgtTACCCATCTTACTCTGAAGTTTCTCTTTCAAAGGTAATTggcattttttgaagaaaacgtTGTAGAAGTAAATACATCCAAAGAACATGTCGCCAGCGACGAATTCGTTATCAAGATTTCTTACATTTAGCGATCTGGCTCGATTAAAAATGAACAGCGCATGATGGGGATattaaaacacaaaagaaaattactGGTGACAAAAAATGTGTATTATCTCAGTCATCACATTCAAATACGCACACAGACCCTGAATAATGCCAGAGGTTCTACTCCTCCAAACAATACAGCCATGTCGTAGTGACAACATCATTTTACTACTGACGCATTTCGCGAGCGCTCTCGTTACTCGTACTTGAAAGTTGAGCTTTGAACGAATAACCTCGGGCACCCCAGGGCACAGGTGGAGCGGCAAATTTGAATTTATCAGGGTCAAACAAACTTGTTGCTTGAGATTTGAAACACAACGGTGCTAGAATGTTGTTGGCTATTAGTGGAACCACAGTAACTCAAAATAGACACGAAAACTCACCTTTTCATCTTTGAACGCTTGACATACATCCTCTTCAAGGTTTCTCTTCTCtttcaaaaaattgaaaacctaAATAGAACAGAAGGACAATTCAGTCTCTTAGATTGAGCCTCTCTTAGCCTGTGCAGCGAAACCAAAAACAAACCTACCTGGTCCAATTCCATCGCCATCCTGACTTTCAGTGAAATGCTTTTTGTTGTCACGAAGCGACAAGTGGCAAGTGCGAGGTCGCAAGTGGCAAGTCGCAAGTGGCAAGTCGCAAGTAGCAAATCGCAAATCGCAaatcgcaagtcgcaagtcgcaagtcgcaagtcgcaagtcgcaagtagcaagtcgcaagtcgcaagtcgcaagtcgcaagtagcaagtcgcaagtcgcaagtcgcaagtagcaagtcgcaagtcgcaagtcgcaagtcgcaagtcgcaagtcgcaagtcgcaaatcgcaagtcgcaagtagcaAATCGCAAATCGCAaatcgcaagtcgcaagtcgcaagtcgcaagtcgcaagtcgcaagtagcaagtcgcaagtcgcaagtcgcaagtcgcaagtagcaagtcgcaagtcgcaagtcgcaagtagcaagtcgcaagtcgcaagtcgcaagtcgcaaatcgcaagtcgcaagtcgcaagtcgcaagtcgcaagtcgcaagtagcaAGTAGCAAATCGCAAATCGCAAGTCGcaaattaacaagaaaaaaaagaggggAATCGCATGTCCCTTTAAAGCCACCGTACTATGGCGAAAaggcttttattattatttttccttaacGCAATTCTATCTGCAGTGAACACATCCATAACTTGACTGCATAGTGATAAACTTGCAGCTGTTTTAGCTTTGGAAGTCCGCGTCGGAcaaaaccttttcttttttttatagttaatttctatt
The genomic region above belongs to Montipora capricornis isolate CH-2021 chromosome 5, ASM3666992v2, whole genome shotgun sequence and contains:
- the LOC138048921 gene encoding uncharacterized protein, which codes for MDFAAVRMDSDSDFQALGIRRRGDILALRSFVLSDEENQREKEGKKRKLLELTKQLASKSLKKKPGSLGLKGKLSEDAGREIPPTQRLKKIQIGWMHYNEKDRRYVAVRMAKGGGTREVSLPLESTSEEVMKAMKGIFFPDRTSVFGSTDRMSFALGNFRCEEIVHDNFTLVKYITKHKLTKVRLYILSKASSEKFEYQQKEVIPLSDDDSDLMTSAFEDKQGTSQSQLLGSSEDRESLRIQQEREYLECLATDREKEKERRQELLLLQEKTARQESLRDSRAKRVPFEPPTNAPHITVSVRHLTLGIQMRRFDNSGQVGSVYDWVGSLSLEPEYFTLSMPDNANISPALPIETVNRVMLSMAECAETPSFPDDDICFKGFGSGPEENHSSYSGESDETTEPLSRVSDKPPHVLMKEDEDLKDVESPGEDDQGVEFTALNIEAMHAGFSTGGSLDTNEGSSPLNSSDDEFQVEEAATNVQGRRGRRASPGYQFRQRYLQEVTKFAEVNEAEEQSQRNISHKRMDILEKLLDLGETRQVTIDRENIVENMLRLYSKGDVTECLLNVNFYNESAVDFDGVKREAFTLFWEKVLSIYFDGINSYVPRISPAIDETVYISLGRILSHGFLMVGVFPTSLNKIFISALLVGKQHVSDQNFLEGFLDYISSYDSLRMQKILDENNSKALSSEDTDFLVDFLSEYGVTKLPNASNLRAIVLSVAKTELWNKVVMAADAMKQGLCEGMLKELWLQVTNQSVFELYSSLRVTTEKVLSLVSVDNPSAMTKGQHIVYMYFRRYVRCLNERELTRLLRFVTGSSTPTVSSIKVIFHAQLGNLPHVTVHACSGVVDLPSSGYDSFPDFRSQMTEVLKNVDSWRFSLA